Part of the Nitrosophilus alvini genome, CGTTTGTGGGTTTTTCCGAGCCGAATCCTTCGCCAAACTGTTTTATAACATTTCTGGATCTTATAACTCTCAACTCTTCAACGCTTTGGAGATTTTTTATCTGTGAGAGAAAAAAGTCTCTTTTGTCCATAATGTTATTTACCATATGTGCAGTAAGACCATCTTTGACTATATTTGCGATAAGTTTTGATTTTTCCCTTGCATTATCTATGGAAAATGTTCTGAAATTAATAGCAAGAACAATCAAAACCGACAATAAAAGAACAGCAATAATAATACCGTTTAAAACAAGTAGTTTTGTTTTCATATTCATTTTTAAACCTTTATTCCACAGTTACACTCTTTGCTAGATTTCTTGGCATATCCACATCATTTCCGAGTCTTACGGCGATCTCAAGAGCCAAAAGCTGAACAATCAACATCATTTCGAAAAATTCCAGCATAGGATGATTATAATCGGCTGTTTTTATAAAATCATCTGCCAGTTCAAATTCATACGGACTGATGGCAAGTATTGTGGAGTCTCTTGCACTCAGTTCTTCCACATTGCTTTTTATTTTCTCATACAGGATATTTTTTGGCATCAGAGCTATAGTAAAAAGCTCCGGATCGGCTAGAGCAATGGGGCCGTGTTTCATCTCTCCAGCAGGATAGCCTTCGGCATGTAGATAGCTTATCTCTTTTAGTTTTAAAGCACCCTCCAGTGCAAGGGGGAAAAACAGATCCCTTCCTATATAGAAAAAACCGTGTCCATGAAGATATCTTTTGGAAAGCCTTTTAATTTTTTCGTGTAGATGATTTTTAACCACCAATATTTTGGGCGTGTGTAAAATTGCGTCTATCTCTTTTTCAAAAACATTTTTATCGATATTTTTTCTCAAATTGGCTAGATATAGAACAAGCATCCATAAAACCATCATTTGTGTGGCAAATGCCTTTGTGCTTGCTACTCCTTTTTCTATGCCGGCCCTTGTCAGTACGGTTGTATCAGCAAGTCTTACAATGGAAGAGTTGTCCACATTGCAAACGGCAAGAGTTCTCAGTCCCGCTTTTTTCGCTATCTTCAGAGCTTCAAGCGTATCGGCAGTCTCTCCGCTCTGGCTTATAACGATAAAAAGTGTGTTTTTATTCAAAAGAGGCTCTTTATATCTGAACTCACTTGCTATCTCTACTGAGCAGGGGATTTTTGCAAGTCTTTCAAAAAGATATGCGGATGCAAGACCGGCATGATAGCTTGTTCCACAGGCACAGATTTTTATATTTTCTATATTTTCAAAAAAACTCTCGTCAAATTCGTCAAAATCTATACTATCCTGAGTCACTCTACCCATAATTGTTTCACTGACTACTCTGGATTGTTCATATATCTCTTTTTCCATAAAAAATCTATAGCCGCCTTTTTGGGCAAACTCTTTGTCATCTGTAAGTGGAGAAAACTTTATCTCTATAGCTTTTGAATTGCGAAATATTCTTATCTCTTTTTCATTTGCGTATCCATATTCACCATCTTCTAGATAGACTATCTCTTTGGCATGTCCAATAAGAGGCGCATCAGATGATGCGAAAAAAATCTCGTTCTCATCATTTTTTCCAAGAATTAGCGGTGAACCGTTTTTGGCGAAAAAAATAGTATTTGGCTCGGCTTTTGTTAAAAGAAGTATGGCAAAGGCTCCTTTGAGTTTAGCAATTGTCTCTTTGAAAGCCTTAAATGCGTCATTGCTTTTTTTATAATTTTCTTCAAAGAGGTGTATGATAGTTTCCGTGTCTGTCTGGCTTACAAACTGATAACCTTTCTTTTCAAGAGACTCTTTAAGCTCTTTGTAGTTTTCGATGATACCGTTGTGAACAACATAGCTGAATTTTCCCAGATGTGGATGTGCATTT contains:
- the glmS gene encoding glutamine--fructose-6-phosphate transaminase (isomerizing), with protein sequence MCGIVGYIGKKEIKNILLNGLKELEYRGYDSAGIAIIQNENMQVFKAVGKLENLERKTKNFKTEGFGIGIGHTRWATHGKPTELNAHPHLGKFSYVVHNGIIENYKELKESLEKKGYQFVSQTDTETIIHLFEENYKKSNDAFKAFKETIAKLKGAFAILLLTKAEPNTIFFAKNGSPLILGKNDENEIFFASSDAPLIGHAKEIVYLEDGEYGYANEKEIRIFRNSKAIEIKFSPLTDDKEFAQKGGYRFFMEKEIYEQSRVVSETIMGRVTQDSIDFDEFDESFFENIENIKICACGTSYHAGLASAYLFERLAKIPCSVEIASEFRYKEPLLNKNTLFIVISQSGETADTLEALKIAKKAGLRTLAVCNVDNSSIVRLADTTVLTRAGIEKGVASTKAFATQMMVLWMLVLYLANLRKNIDKNVFEKEIDAILHTPKILVVKNHLHEKIKRLSKRYLHGHGFFYIGRDLFFPLALEGALKLKEISYLHAEGYPAGEMKHGPIALADPELFTIALMPKNILYEKIKSNVEELSARDSTILAISPYEFELADDFIKTADYNHPMLEFFEMMLIVQLLALEIAVRLGNDVDMPRNLAKSVTVE